In Streptomyces sp. NBC_01408, one DNA window encodes the following:
- a CDS encoding Ku protein, whose amino-acid sequence MRATWKGAISFGLVTIPVQLFTATEEHDIPLRQVHEKDGSRVRLRRVCEAEDVEIPYQEITKGYEAPDGSMIMLSDEDLADLPLPSKKLIDVLAFVDAETIDPLMFSKAYYVGTSDRAAAKPYALLKQALTEAGQIAVTKIAIRSRESLAVLRVHEDTLVLQTCLWPDEVRPAAGVAPEGEVTIRPQELQMARSLMDMLSQDFNLSTLHDEYQEALQQVIEARLQGVELPHEEEAAPTGGKVIDLMAALENSVRAAKESRGERGAAEETEAEVRTLPVRKTAKKAPAKKAAPARKATGSAAKKAVASPKEAGGKKTTAATKSTAKATTKKTAAKKTTKRASA is encoded by the coding sequence ATGAGAGCGACCTGGAAGGGGGCCATATCGTTCGGGCTGGTCACGATCCCGGTCCAGCTCTTCACGGCCACGGAGGAGCACGACATCCCGCTTCGCCAGGTGCACGAGAAAGACGGCTCCAGGGTGCGGCTGCGGCGCGTATGCGAAGCCGAGGACGTCGAGATCCCGTACCAAGAGATCACCAAGGGCTACGAGGCCCCGGACGGCAGCATGATCATGCTGTCCGACGAGGACCTCGCCGACCTCCCCCTCCCCAGCAAGAAGCTCATCGACGTGCTGGCCTTCGTCGACGCCGAGACCATTGATCCGCTGATGTTCTCCAAGGCCTACTACGTCGGCACCTCCGACCGCGCGGCCGCCAAGCCCTATGCCCTGCTCAAGCAGGCCCTGACCGAGGCCGGGCAGATCGCCGTCACAAAGATCGCCATCCGGTCGAGAGAGTCACTCGCCGTGCTCCGAGTGCACGAGGACACGCTGGTGCTGCAGACGTGCCTCTGGCCCGACGAGGTCCGGCCTGCCGCCGGCGTCGCGCCGGAGGGCGAGGTCACGATCCGGCCCCAGGAACTGCAGATGGCCAGGTCCCTCATGGACATGCTGTCGCAGGACTTCAACCTGTCCACGCTCCACGACGAGTACCAGGAAGCCCTCCAGCAGGTGATCGAAGCCAGGCTCCAGGGTGTCGAGCTACCGCACGAAGAGGAAGCCGCCCCGACGGGCGGCAAGGTCATCGACCTCATGGCCGCTCTGGAGAACAGCGTCCGCGCGGCCAAGGAGTCGCGCGGGGAGCGTGGTGCTGCCGAGGAGACGGAGGCCGAGGTCCGGACCCTGCCCGTCCGCAAGACCGCGAAGAAGGCTCCGGCGAAGAAGGCGGCGCCGGCCAGGAAGGCGACAGGGTCCGCGGCGAAGAAGGCCGTTGCCTCACCGAAGGAAGCCGGCGGGAAGAAGACCACCGCCGCTACGAAGAGCACGGCCAAGGCCACCACGAAGAAGACCGCGGCCAAGAAGACCACCAAGCGGGCCTCCGCCTGA
- a CDS encoding GNAT family N-acetyltransferase, whose product MTSPAAERKTVAGPVSVRPLAEADLDRADEIFRVAFGTFLGLPEPKTFFGTADYVRTRWAADPHAAFAATIEGEFAGSNFAANWGSVGYFGPLTVRPDLWDQGVGKRLMDPVMDCFDTWGNRHLGLFTFSHSPKHLELYRKYGFWPRFLTAVMKKQVAGSPAVPGRVMYSELPAAEQPACLSACRALTGAVYEGLDLEREIVAVHAQGLGDTILLQGGGSELDGLAVCHCGAGSEAGDDVCFVKFGAVRPGPEAADRFERLLDACEQLAAGRGLSQLDAGMNLGRPDAYRRMIDRGFRTGLQGVTMHRPNEPGYSHPDAYVIDDWR is encoded by the coding sequence ATGACCTCACCGGCAGCGGAGCGGAAGACCGTCGCGGGCCCGGTGTCAGTCCGCCCGTTGGCCGAGGCGGACCTGGATCGGGCCGATGAGATCTTCCGGGTCGCCTTCGGGACGTTCCTCGGGCTCCCCGAGCCGAAGACGTTCTTCGGGACCGCCGATTACGTCCGCACACGCTGGGCGGCCGATCCGCACGCGGCCTTCGCAGCGACGATCGAGGGTGAATTCGCCGGATCGAACTTCGCCGCCAACTGGGGCAGCGTCGGGTACTTCGGACCGTTGACCGTGCGTCCGGACCTGTGGGACCAGGGCGTCGGCAAGCGCCTCATGGATCCGGTCATGGACTGCTTCGACACCTGGGGGAACCGCCACCTGGGCCTGTTCACCTTCTCGCACAGTCCGAAGCACCTCGAGCTCTACCGCAAGTACGGTTTCTGGCCCCGATTCCTCACGGCCGTCATGAAGAAGCAAGTCGCGGGCAGCCCCGCGGTCCCCGGCCGGGTGATGTACAGCGAACTGCCTGCCGCCGAGCAGCCCGCCTGCCTCAGTGCCTGCCGCGCACTCACCGGGGCCGTGTACGAGGGCCTGGACCTGGAACGCGAAATCGTCGCCGTGCACGCGCAGGGACTCGGTGACACCATCCTGCTCCAGGGCGGCGGCTCCGAACTCGATGGCCTGGCCGTCTGCCACTGCGGAGCGGGATCGGAGGCCGGCGACGACGTGTGCTTCGTCAAATTCGGCGCCGTACGCCCTGGCCCGGAGGCCGCCGACCGCTTCGAGCGACTGCTCGACGCATGTGAGCAACTGGCGGCCGGGCGCGGGCTGAGCCAGCTGGACGCCGGGATGAACCTGGGCCGCCCGGATGCCTATCGGCGCATGATCGACCGTGGTTTCCGCACTGGGTTGCAGGGCGTCACGATGCACCGGCCCAACGAGCCCGGTTACAGCCACCCCGACGCCTATGTGATCGACGACTGGCGCTGA
- a CDS encoding ferritin-like domain-containing protein, with protein MPTHELYTNGPGEGVWEVPASGSARFNWEYDGGRERLLALYQKGKDKQWDGAKRIDWDIEVDPYDPLGTPDEALTLYGTRHWAKLTRQDKGDLRRHYSSWQFSQFLHGEQGAMVCAARIVESVPDLDAKFYSATQTMDEARHAEIFGRFLHEKVGMLYPINDSLRELLGDTLRDSRWDMPYLGMQVLIEGLALAAFGMLRDTTDKPLPKQILAYVMQDEARHVAFGRMALRDYYRQLTDAELREREEFVIEGCYLMRDRLRGVEVLENFGISRKEAEQFTEQSEFLHLFRKLLFSRIVPCVKDIGLWGERLQKAYLDMGVFEMGDSSLDLLMSQDEEIAEALDRERFAVEEAERVAEVRATIASGTDTP; from the coding sequence GTGCCGACGCACGAGCTCTACACCAACGGCCCGGGCGAGGGCGTCTGGGAGGTTCCCGCCTCCGGCTCGGCCCGCTTCAACTGGGAGTACGACGGAGGCCGCGAACGGCTCCTCGCGCTCTACCAGAAGGGCAAGGACAAGCAGTGGGACGGCGCCAAGCGCATCGACTGGGACATCGAGGTGGACCCCTACGATCCGCTCGGCACCCCCGACGAGGCGCTGACCCTCTACGGGACGCGGCACTGGGCCAAGCTCACCCGGCAGGACAAGGGCGACCTGCGCCGGCACTACTCCTCCTGGCAGTTCAGCCAGTTCCTGCACGGCGAACAGGGCGCGATGGTGTGCGCGGCACGCATCGTCGAGTCGGTGCCCGACCTGGACGCGAAGTTCTACTCCGCCACGCAGACCATGGACGAGGCCCGGCACGCCGAGATCTTCGGGCGCTTCCTGCACGAGAAGGTCGGGATGCTCTACCCGATCAACGACAGCCTTCGGGAACTGCTCGGCGACACCCTGCGCGACTCCCGCTGGGACATGCCGTACCTGGGCATGCAGGTGCTGATCGAGGGGCTGGCCCTGGCCGCCTTCGGCATGCTCCGCGACACCACCGACAAGCCGCTGCCCAAGCAGATCCTCGCCTACGTGATGCAGGACGAGGCCCGGCACGTGGCCTTCGGGAGGATGGCGCTGCGCGACTACTACCGGCAGCTGACGGACGCCGAGCTGCGCGAGCGCGAGGAGTTCGTGATCGAGGGCTGCTACCTGATGCGGGACCGGCTGCGCGGGGTGGAGGTGCTGGAGAACTTCGGCATCTCGAGGAAGGAGGCGGAGCAGTTCACCGAGCAGTCGGAGTTCCTGCACCTGTTCCGCAAACTGCTCTTCAGCCGCATCGTGCCCTGCGTGAAGGACATCGGGCTGTGGGGCGAGCGGCTCCAGAAGGCGTACCTGGACATGGGCGTCTTCGAGATGGGCGACTCCAGCCTCGACCTGCTGATGAGCCAGGACGAGGAGATCGCCGAGGCCCTCGACCGGGAGCGGTTCGCGGTGGAGGAGGCGGAACGGGTCGCGGAGGTCCGCGCCACGATCGCCTCCGGCACGGACACCCCCTAG
- a CDS encoding ATP-dependent DNA ligase, with protein MRVALATAVRTLPRGTGLAYEPKFDGHRLVVLRSEQDVVLQARSGRIVTSAFPDLAAAARQLPAGTVLDGEVVVWHAGRTDFALVQRRAAATAARAAVLAQSLPASYAAFDVLELAGLDLRGRTYERRRALLVDLLLPLGPPLQPVPMTTDPELAATWYETLPASGIEGLVVKRLDQTYPAGRRGWQKLRHTDVRDAAVVGYTGTAKRPLALVLVLPVGEETPLVSSPLSAALRREVAAAVADRAATAPAGATVTAIGLGEVPFRPLDPPLTAEVRHTSARHPPPEVLRLRTDL; from the coding sequence ATCCGGGTCGCGCTGGCCACCGCCGTACGCACCCTGCCGCGGGGGACGGGCCTCGCCTACGAGCCGAAGTTCGACGGCCACCGGCTCGTCGTGCTCCGCTCGGAGCAGGACGTGGTGCTCCAGGCCCGCTCCGGCCGGATCGTCACCAGCGCCTTCCCCGACCTGGCCGCGGCCGCACGGCAGTTGCCCGCCGGCACGGTCCTCGACGGCGAGGTCGTGGTCTGGCACGCGGGCCGAACGGACTTCGCCCTCGTGCAGCGCCGCGCGGCCGCCACCGCCGCGCGGGCCGCCGTCCTCGCGCAGAGCCTGCCGGCCTCGTACGCCGCCTTCGACGTACTGGAACTGGCCGGGCTCGACCTGCGCGGACGCACGTACGAACGGCGCCGGGCCCTCCTGGTCGACCTGCTGCTCCCGCTCGGGCCCCCGCTCCAGCCGGTGCCGATGACGACCGACCCGGAACTGGCCGCCACCTGGTACGAGACCCTGCCCGCCAGCGGCATCGAAGGCCTGGTCGTCAAACGGCTGGACCAGACCTACCCGGCCGGGCGGCGCGGCTGGCAGAAGCTCCGCCACACGGATGTACGGGACGCGGCGGTCGTCGGGTACACGGGGACCGCGAAGCGGCCCCTGGCCCTGGTACTGGTGCTGCCGGTGGGGGAGGAGACGCCGCTGGTGTCGAGCCCGCTGTCCGCGGCGCTGCGTAGGGAGGTGGCCGCGGCCGTGGCCGACCGAGCGGCCACCGCCCCGGCCGGGGCCACCGTCACCGCGATCGGGCTCGGGGAGGTCCCCTTCCGGCCGCTGGACCCGCCGCTCACGGCGGAGGTCCGGCACACCTCGGCACGCCACCCGCCGCCGGAGGTGCTGCGGCTGCGGACGGACCTCTGA
- a CDS encoding TetR/AcrR family transcriptional regulator, with amino-acid sequence MTVRAYRRLGVEERRAQLLDVALSLFAHRAPEEVSLDDVAEAAGVSRPLVYRYFPGGKQQLYEAALRSAADLLELCFAEPQHGPLTQRLTRALDRYLAFVDEHDAGFAALLQGGSVVETSRTTATVDGIRRAAAQQILLHLGVPAPGPRLRMMVRTWITAVEAASLIWIDEGKQPDVDELRDWLVDQFIALLTATAATDAETAAAARAALALESADGPVGVLARRVIPVVSEAAHLL; translated from the coding sequence ATGACCGTACGGGCGTACCGCAGGCTGGGTGTCGAGGAGCGGCGGGCCCAGCTCCTCGACGTGGCCCTCTCGCTGTTCGCGCACCGGGCGCCCGAGGAGGTCTCCCTGGACGACGTCGCGGAGGCCGCCGGGGTCTCGCGCCCGCTCGTCTACCGCTACTTCCCCGGCGGCAAGCAGCAGCTCTACGAGGCCGCCCTGCGCTCGGCGGCCGACCTCCTCGAACTCTGCTTCGCCGAACCGCAGCACGGCCCCCTCACCCAGCGCCTCACCCGGGCGCTGGACCGCTACCTGGCCTTCGTCGACGAGCACGACGCCGGCTTCGCGGCGCTCCTCCAGGGCGGCAGCGTCGTGGAGACCTCCCGCACGACGGCGACGGTGGACGGCATCCGCCGGGCCGCCGCGCAGCAGATCCTGCTCCACCTCGGGGTCCCCGCGCCCGGACCCCGGCTGCGGATGATGGTCCGCACGTGGATCACGGCGGTCGAGGCAGCCTCGCTGATCTGGATCGACGAGGGCAAGCAGCCGGATGTGGACGAGCTCCGGGACTGGCTGGTGGACCAGTTCATCGCCCTGCTGACGGCCACCGCCGCCACCGACGCGGAGACGGCCGCCGCCGCCCGCGCGGCGCTGGCCCTGGAATCGGCTGACGGCCCGGTCGGGGTCCTGGCCCGGCGCGTGATACCGGTGGTCTCGGAGGCGGCCCACCTCCTGTGA
- a CDS encoding penicillin-binding transpeptidase domain-containing protein, translated as MIRYIRWCAYFCALLLVALLVNIARVQVWESAAYGANPANKRPAIERYAEPRGDILVDGRPVTGSRDSGQLLRYERTYAHGPLYAPVTGFSSQTYGTSFVERAEDAVLSGTDPGLSAFPLWYDLARGRPGGGNAATTVRAAVQRAAYAGLAGKRGAVAAVEPATGRILALVSSPSYDPSVLSGTGPRAEEAWTRLNADPAKPMLNRALRETYPPGSTFKIVTAAAALDAGVVTDVDAPTETPDPYPLPGTSTLLPNAATGCRDASMAEAVQWSCNTVMAKIGVRVGLRGMVEAAERFGFNDEGLRVPSWVSRSNFDTDMSQDQLALSSIGQFNTKATPLQMAMVAAAVANGGEVRTPYLVDRTTQDDGDPVRRADQRTLGRAMNPATALRLQELMVKVVEDGTGKNAAIPGAVVGGKTGTAQHGVGNAGTPYAWFISWAKAREAPLPGVAVAVVVEDASAVRGDISGNGAAAPIARAVMRAALRER; from the coding sequence GTGATCCGCTACATCCGCTGGTGCGCGTACTTCTGTGCGCTGCTGCTCGTCGCCCTGCTCGTCAACATCGCCCGGGTGCAGGTCTGGGAGTCCGCCGCCTACGGAGCGAACCCGGCCAACAAGCGCCCCGCGATCGAGCGGTACGCCGAACCCCGCGGGGACATCCTGGTCGACGGGCGGCCCGTCACCGGCTCCCGCGACAGCGGCCAGCTGCTGCGCTACGAGCGGACGTACGCCCACGGCCCGCTGTACGCGCCCGTCACCGGTTTCTCCTCGCAGACGTACGGGACCAGCTTCGTCGAGCGCGCCGAGGACGCGGTCCTGTCGGGGACGGATCCGGGCCTGTCCGCGTTCCCGCTCTGGTACGACTTGGCGCGCGGCCGGCCCGGCGGCGGGAACGCCGCCACCACCGTCCGGGCCGCCGTGCAGCGGGCCGCGTACGCCGGGCTCGCGGGCAAGCGCGGGGCGGTGGCCGCCGTCGAGCCGGCCACCGGGAGGATCCTCGCGCTGGTCAGCAGCCCCTCCTACGATCCCTCCGTGCTCTCGGGTACGGGCCCGCGGGCCGAGGAGGCCTGGACGCGGCTGAACGCGGACCCGGCGAAGCCGATGCTCAACCGGGCGCTGCGCGAGACGTACCCGCCCGGCTCCACCTTCAAGATCGTGACGGCGGCGGCCGCTCTGGACGCGGGCGTGGTCACCGATGTGGACGCGCCGACCGAGACCCCCGACCCCTATCCGCTGCCGGGGACCAGCACCCTGCTGCCGAACGCGGCCACGGGCTGCCGGGACGCCTCGATGGCGGAGGCGGTGCAGTGGTCCTGCAACACGGTGATGGCGAAGATCGGGGTGCGGGTCGGGCTGCGCGGGATGGTGGAGGCGGCGGAGCGGTTCGGCTTCAACGACGAGGGGCTGCGGGTGCCCTCGTGGGTGTCGCGGTCGAACTTCGACACCGACATGAGCCAGGACCAGCTGGCGCTGTCCTCCATCGGGCAGTTCAACACCAAGGCGACGCCCCTGCAGATGGCGATGGTGGCGGCGGCGGTGGCCAACGGGGGCGAGGTGAGGACCCCGTATCTGGTGGACCGGACCACGCAGGACGACGGCGACCCGGTCCGCCGCGCCGACCAGCGCACCCTGGGCCGGGCCATGAACCCGGCCACCGCCCTGCGGCTCCAGGAGCTGATGGTGAAGGTGGTGGAGGACGGTACGGGCAAGAACGCGGCGATCCCCGGCGCGGTGGTCGGCGGCAAGACCGGCACCGCGCAGCACGGCGTCGGCAACGCGGGCACCCCGTACGCCTGGTTCATCTCCTGGGCCAAGGCGCGGGAGGCGCCCCTGCCGGGGGTCGCGGTGGCGGTGGTGGTCGAGGACGCCTCGGCGGTCCGGGGCGACATCAGCGGCAACGGAGCGGCCGCGCCGATCGCGCGGGCGGTGATGCGGGCGGCACTGCGGGAACGCTGA
- a CDS encoding diiron oxygenase, which yields MTTVTDRAALRDALGLLKDREQIAERLLESSAKHSFDPDKELDWDAPVIEGKYYWPPELLSLYDTPLWKKMGEEQRIDLSRHEAAALGSLGIWFEIILMQLLVRHIYDKSLTSNHVRYALTEIADECRHSMMFARMIQKAGAPAYPVSRLNHNLARILKTVSTTPGSFACTLLGEEILDWMQRLTFPDERVQPLVRGVTRIHVIEEARHVRYAREELRRQMVTAPRWEQELTRISCGEAARVFSLAFVNPQVYENIGLDRREALAQVKASGHRREVMQSGAKRLTDFLDDIGVLRGVGRKLWQSSGLLA from the coding sequence ATGACGACCGTGACCGATCGAGCCGCGCTGAGGGACGCTCTCGGCCTGCTCAAGGACCGCGAGCAGATCGCCGAGCGGCTGCTCGAATCCTCCGCCAAGCACTCCTTCGACCCCGACAAGGAACTCGACTGGGACGCCCCGGTGATCGAGGGCAAGTACTACTGGCCGCCCGAGCTGCTCTCGCTCTACGACACCCCGCTGTGGAAGAAGATGGGGGAGGAGCAGCGCATCGACCTCTCCCGCCACGAGGCGGCCGCGCTCGGCTCGCTCGGCATCTGGTTCGAGATCATCCTCATGCAGCTCCTGGTCCGGCACATCTACGACAAGTCCCTGACCAGCAACCACGTCCGCTACGCGCTCACCGAGATAGCCGACGAGTGCCGCCACTCGATGATGTTCGCCCGCATGATCCAGAAGGCCGGCGCCCCCGCGTACCCGGTCTCCCGCCTCAACCACAACCTGGCGCGGATCCTCAAGACCGTCTCCACCACCCCCGGTTCCTTCGCCTGCACCCTCCTCGGCGAGGAGATCCTCGACTGGATGCAGCGCCTGACCTTCCCGGACGAGCGCGTTCAGCCCCTCGTACGCGGAGTGACCCGCATCCACGTCATCGAGGAGGCCCGGCACGTCCGCTACGCCCGTGAGGAGCTGCGCCGCCAGATGGTCACCGCCCCGCGCTGGGAGCAGGAGCTCACCCGGATCAGCTGCGGCGAGGCCGCCCGGGTCTTCTCGCTCGCCTTCGTCAACCCGCAGGTCTACGAGAACATCGGCCTGGACCGCCGCGAAGCCCTCGCCCAGGTCAAGGCGAGCGGCCACCGGCGCGAGGTCATGCAGAGCGGCGCCAAGCGGCTCACCGACTTCCTCGACGACATCGGCGTGCTGCGCGGGGTCGGCCGCAAGCTGTGGCAGAGCTCGGGGCTCCTCGCGTAG
- the ligD gene encoding non-homologous end-joining DNA ligase → MTPITLVEGRRISLSNLDKVLYPETGFTKGEVLHYYATVAVPLLAHVHDRPVSFLRYPDGPDGQLFFTKNPPPGTPAWVKTTPVPRSEDLSAEQVVIADLATLMWAANLVVEFHTPQWPAGRPAVADRLVLDLDPGPPATVVECCAAALWLRERLAADGLEAYAKTSGSKGMHLAVALEPTPSEQVSAYAKLLAQEAERELPALAVHRMAKALRPGKVFVDHSQNAAAKTTAAPYTLRARARPTVSAPVSWAEVEACRNPADLVFLAGDIAPRLDRDGDLFAPLTDPGRAGRLPGERS, encoded by the coding sequence ATGACGCCGATCACATTGGTGGAGGGCCGTCGCATCTCGCTCAGCAACCTCGACAAGGTCCTGTACCCGGAGACCGGCTTCACCAAGGGCGAGGTGCTGCACTACTACGCCACCGTCGCGGTCCCGCTCCTCGCCCACGTCCACGACCGCCCCGTGTCGTTCCTGCGCTATCCCGACGGCCCGGACGGCCAGCTCTTCTTCACCAAGAACCCGCCGCCCGGCACACCCGCCTGGGTGAAGACCACCCCGGTGCCCCGCTCCGAGGACCTCTCCGCCGAACAGGTGGTCATCGCCGACCTGGCCACCCTGATGTGGGCCGCCAACCTGGTCGTGGAGTTCCACACCCCCCAGTGGCCCGCCGGCCGCCCGGCCGTCGCCGACCGGCTGGTCCTCGACCTCGACCCCGGCCCGCCCGCCACCGTGGTCGAGTGCTGCGCCGCCGCGCTCTGGCTGCGCGAACGGCTCGCCGCCGACGGGCTGGAGGCCTACGCCAAGACCTCCGGCTCCAAGGGGATGCACCTGGCCGTGGCCCTGGAGCCGACCCCGTCCGAGCAGGTGTCGGCGTACGCGAAGCTCCTCGCCCAGGAGGCCGAGCGCGAGCTCCCCGCCCTGGCCGTGCACCGCATGGCCAAGGCCCTGCGCCCCGGCAAGGTCTTCGTCGACCACAGCCAGAACGCCGCCGCCAAGACCACCGCCGCGCCCTACACGCTGCGGGCCCGGGCCCGCCCGACGGTGTCCGCCCCGGTCTCCTGGGCGGAGGTCGAGGCCTGCCGGAACCCGGCCGACCTGGTCTTCCTCGCCGGTGACATCGCCCCGCGGCTGGACCGCGACGGTGACCTCTTCGCCCCCCTGACCGACCCCGGCCGCGCGGGGCGACTGCCCGGGGAGCGGTCGTGA
- a CDS encoding HAMP domain-containing sensor histidine kinase — MKPRLPAWTATLTWKSACFIVVMCCSLAAVLGVLVHVEVTRQTVATAREKALGKLHDASRAYEAGEALPPDSGLDPRGLPPGLRALALGGNRGTVVADYGGRPMMWAAAPANGRALATVVDYGQSARTISGLDNAIIGSSVLAIGGTLLVGAFAVTRVTRRLHQTATVARRITQGDLDARVGDPRTKDPSRHQDEVATVAGALDTMASSLQAKLLSEQRFTADVAHELRTPLTGLQAASELLPEGRPTQLVQERVRTMRQLTEDLLEISRLDSRSEQVETDLHQLGRLVRRVVRASGTETEVVIVRDAHVETDRRRLERVLGNLLANAHKHGRAPVVLTVDGPVVSVRDHGDGFPEYLLAHGPQRFRTEPGAGVKGHGLGLTIAAGQAAVIGARLEFCSAEGGGALAVLTLPAGAISSPSGV; from the coding sequence GTGAAGCCCCGGCTGCCCGCCTGGACGGCCACGCTCACCTGGAAGTCCGCGTGCTTCATCGTGGTGATGTGCTGCTCGCTGGCGGCGGTGCTGGGTGTGCTCGTGCACGTGGAGGTGACCCGCCAGACCGTGGCCACGGCGCGGGAGAAGGCCCTCGGCAAACTGCACGACGCCTCCCGCGCGTACGAGGCCGGCGAGGCCCTGCCGCCCGATTCGGGGCTGGACCCCCGGGGCCTGCCGCCGGGGCTGCGCGCGCTCGCCCTCGGCGGGAACCGCGGGACGGTCGTCGCCGACTACGGGGGCCGCCCGATGATGTGGGCCGCCGCGCCCGCGAACGGCCGGGCGCTGGCCACGGTCGTCGACTACGGACAGAGCGCACGCACGATCAGCGGACTGGACAACGCCATCATCGGCTCCTCGGTCCTGGCGATCGGCGGGACGCTGCTGGTGGGGGCGTTCGCCGTGACCCGGGTGACGCGTCGCCTGCACCAGACGGCGACCGTGGCCCGGCGGATCACCCAGGGCGATCTCGACGCACGCGTCGGGGATCCCCGTACGAAGGACCCCTCGCGGCACCAGGACGAGGTGGCGACCGTCGCGGGGGCGCTGGACACCATGGCGTCGAGCCTGCAGGCGAAGCTGCTGAGCGAGCAGCGGTTCACGGCGGACGTGGCGCACGAGCTGCGCACCCCGCTGACGGGGCTTCAGGCGGCCTCCGAGCTGCTGCCGGAGGGGCGGCCCACGCAGCTCGTCCAGGAGCGGGTGCGCACGATGCGGCAGCTGACGGAGGACCTGCTGGAGATCTCGCGGCTGGACTCCCGCAGCGAGCAGGTCGAGACGGACCTGCACCAACTGGGCCGGCTGGTACGGCGGGTGGTGCGGGCGTCCGGGACGGAGACCGAGGTGGTGATCGTCCGGGACGCGCACGTGGAGACGGACCGGCGCAGACTGGAGCGGGTCCTGGGGAACCTGCTGGCCAACGCCCACAAGCACGGGCGCGCGCCGGTGGTGCTGACGGTGGACGGGCCGGTGGTCAGCGTGCGGGACCACGGGGACGGCTTCCCCGAGTACCTGCTGGCGCACGGCCCGCAGCGGTTCCGTACGGAGCCCGGGGCCGGGGTGAAGGGGCACGGGCTCGGGCTGACCATCGCCGCCGGGCAGGCGGCGGTGATCGGCGCGCGGCTGGAGTTCTGCAGCGCGGAAGGGGGCGGGGCCCTGGCGGTCCTGACCCTGCCGGCCGGAGCGATTTCCAGCCCCTCCGGCGTTTGA
- a CDS encoding nuclease-related domain-containing protein, with amino-acid sequence MRGLRVLPSGRPGRGRLYVNLPDGRAVAWYDRQANRISVLADDHREAVLEALRPYLTGTVSIGPPPVPTAADLLRLSLPPDADLAPNRPGEALLGELDHGSAGTRARHRVRQDLAAQQRMGDALDALEAQGWRTLHCVPLPGLGRIDHLLIGPAGILCVRTVPGRRQRAAVGDLLLTVGRADPRPDPRWTRRAAARATRALAARVTPALAVVDASRVEVAPTVHDIRVLHPLTAAPDLAASSATLEPPAVEALFARARDSRTWLQPTAAAPGPTPTRPPRTATTR; translated from the coding sequence ATGCGGGGACTCAGAGTGCTGCCGAGCGGCCGGCCCGGCCGCGGCCGGCTGTACGTCAACCTGCCCGACGGCCGTGCGGTGGCCTGGTACGACCGGCAGGCGAACCGGATCAGCGTCCTCGCGGACGACCACCGCGAGGCCGTACTGGAGGCGCTGCGCCCCTACTTGACCGGCACGGTCTCGATCGGCCCGCCCCCGGTCCCCACCGCCGCAGACCTGCTGCGCCTGTCCCTCCCGCCGGACGCGGACCTGGCCCCGAACCGGCCGGGCGAGGCCCTGCTGGGGGAACTGGACCACGGCTCGGCGGGCACCCGCGCCCGCCACCGCGTCCGCCAGGACCTGGCGGCCCAGCAGCGGATGGGCGACGCCCTCGACGCCCTGGAGGCACAAGGCTGGCGGACCCTGCACTGCGTCCCCCTCCCCGGGCTGGGCCGCATCGACCACCTGCTCATCGGCCCGGCCGGGATCCTCTGCGTCCGCACGGTCCCGGGCCGCCGCCAGCGCGCGGCCGTAGGAGACCTCCTGCTCACCGTGGGCCGCGCCGACCCCCGCCCGGACCCCCGCTGGACCCGCCGCGCCGCGGCCCGCGCCACGCGCGCCCTGGCGGCCCGGGTCACCCCGGCCCTGGCGGTGGTCGACGCCTCCCGCGTCGAGGTGGCCCCGACCGTCCACGACATCCGCGTCCTGCACCCGCTCACGGCTGCCCCCGACCTCGCCGCATCCTCGGCCACCCTCGAACCCCCGGCGGTGGAAGCCCTCTTCGCCCGCGCCCGCGACTCCCGCACCTGGCTCCAGCCCACCGCCGCCGCCCCCGGACCGACCCCGACCCGGCCACCAAGAACCGCCACAACCCGCTGA